From Candidatus Amoebophilus asiaticus 5a2, the proteins below share one genomic window:
- the infC gene encoding translation initiation factor IF-3, producing the protein MTISDRKFQPRFNRRVEEPYRINERITAPEVRVVGEDLEPGVYKLAEALKMAQVRELDLVEISPNAEPPVCKIIDYSKFKYEQKRKQREIKSKSQKTTIKEIRLGPNTDEHDLNFKIKHATKFLQEGAKVKVYVQFVGRTIVFKERGELLLLKFAQALEEHGKIEHMPKLEGRKMHLSISPKNSKG; encoded by the coding sequence TTGACTATTAGCGATAGAAAATTTCAACCAAGATTCAATAGAAGGGTAGAAGAACCTTATAGAATCAATGAACGAATCACTGCACCTGAAGTGCGGGTAGTAGGTGAAGATTTAGAACCAGGCGTATATAAACTTGCAGAAGCCTTAAAGATGGCACAAGTAAGGGAACTCGACCTAGTAGAAATATCTCCTAATGCGGAGCCGCCTGTATGTAAGATTATTGATTATTCTAAGTTTAAGTATGAGCAGAAAAGGAAGCAAAGAGAGATTAAATCAAAATCGCAGAAGACTACAATTAAAGAAATAAGGCTAGGGCCCAATACAGATGAGCACGACCTGAACTTTAAGATTAAACATGCTACCAAGTTCTTGCAAGAAGGAGCTAAAGTTAAAGTTTATGTGCAATTTGTAGGACGTACCATTGTATTTAAAGAAAGAGGGGAATTACTCTTGTTGAAGTTTGCACAAGCGCTTGAAGAACACGGGAAAATAGAGCATATGCCCAAGTTAGAAGGTAGAAAAATGCACTTATCTATTAGTCCAAAGAATTCTAAAGGTTAA
- the thrS gene encoding threonine--tRNA ligase, giving the protein MHNHTVNIALPDGTIKSFAKGVTSLEIAQSISERLSQQILASLVNGEVWDITRPITEDAAVKLLTWQDEDGKKAFWHSSAHLMAEALESLYPGIKLGIGPAIANGFYYDIDFGDYDFDATHLPRIEEKMLELARQNNLYQGIVVNKPAAISFFQKKGDPYKVELLEGLQDGSITFYKHGNFTDLCRGPHIPHTGFIKAVKLLNISGAYWRGNEKNKQLTRIYGITFPQQKELKAYLELLEEAQKRNHQKIGKELKLFTFSEKVGIGLPLWLPRGTVLREQLEQFLRRAQVKAGYQPVVTPHIGHKELYMTSGHYDKYGEDSFQPIRTPHEGEEFFLKPMNCPHHCEIYKHEPRSYRDLPVRLAEFGTVYRYEQHGELHGLVRTRGFTQDDAHIFCRNDQVREEFAKVIDLVTYVFSALGFSDYTARLSFRDPEQLHKYIGDQEDWDKAEEAIEEVAKLRKLNTTKALGEAAFYGPKLDFMVKDALGRNWQLGTVQLDYQLPVRFDLSYTGADNKKHRPVMIHRAPFGSLERFIAILLEHTAGKLPLWLAPEQVAILPISEKFAAYAEEVNQNLRNKDIRCFIDHRDEKIGKKIREAELSKIPYMFIIGEKEQLERTVSVRKQGAGDQGSFPIDKLVQEIVEDIS; this is encoded by the coding sequence ATGCATAACCATACAGTTAATATTGCACTGCCAGATGGTACTATAAAATCTTTTGCTAAAGGGGTAACCAGCTTAGAAATAGCACAATCTATTAGTGAACGTCTATCTCAGCAAATTTTAGCAAGTCTAGTTAATGGTGAGGTATGGGATATAACCAGGCCTATTACTGAGGATGCTGCAGTAAAATTGCTTACTTGGCAGGATGAAGATGGTAAAAAAGCATTTTGGCATTCTTCAGCTCACCTAATGGCAGAAGCGCTAGAGTCGCTTTACCCTGGTATTAAACTAGGAATTGGTCCTGCTATTGCTAATGGATTTTATTATGATATAGACTTTGGTGATTATGATTTTGATGCTACCCATCTGCCTCGCATAGAAGAGAAGATGCTAGAATTAGCTCGCCAAAATAACCTTTATCAAGGAATTGTCGTTAATAAGCCTGCGGCCATTAGCTTCTTTCAGAAAAAAGGTGATCCTTACAAGGTAGAGTTGTTGGAAGGCTTACAAGACGGAAGTATAACCTTTTATAAGCATGGTAATTTCACCGACCTCTGTAGAGGTCCTCATATTCCCCATACAGGTTTTATAAAAGCTGTAAAGCTCTTAAACATATCAGGCGCGTATTGGCGTGGTAATGAGAAGAATAAACAGCTTACAAGAATTTATGGTATTACTTTCCCTCAGCAAAAAGAACTAAAAGCTTATTTAGAATTATTAGAAGAAGCTCAAAAGAGAAATCATCAGAAGATAGGTAAAGAGTTAAAGTTATTTACTTTTTCCGAAAAGGTTGGTATTGGTTTGCCTCTCTGGTTGCCTAGAGGTACTGTTTTGCGCGAGCAGCTAGAACAGTTTTTACGTCGGGCCCAGGTAAAAGCAGGCTACCAACCAGTAGTTACCCCTCACATAGGTCATAAAGAGCTGTATATGACCTCAGGTCATTACGATAAGTATGGGGAAGATTCTTTTCAGCCTATCCGTACCCCTCATGAAGGAGAAGAGTTCTTCTTGAAACCTATGAATTGCCCCCACCATTGTGAAATTTATAAGCATGAGCCTAGATCTTATCGGGACTTACCGGTGCGCTTGGCAGAATTTGGTACTGTGTATCGATATGAGCAGCATGGTGAGTTACATGGGTTAGTACGTACAAGGGGCTTTACACAAGATGATGCGCACATATTTTGTAGAAATGATCAAGTAAGAGAAGAGTTTGCTAAAGTTATAGACTTGGTAACTTATGTGTTTAGTGCATTAGGTTTTAGCGACTATACAGCTCGGTTGTCATTTAGAGACCCTGAACAGCTACATAAGTATATAGGGGATCAGGAAGATTGGGATAAGGCAGAAGAAGCTATAGAAGAAGTTGCTAAGTTAAGGAAGCTAAATACAACGAAGGCATTAGGTGAAGCGGCTTTTTATGGACCTAAGTTAGATTTTATGGTGAAAGATGCGCTTGGTAGAAATTGGCAGCTTGGCACAGTACAGCTAGATTATCAATTACCTGTACGGTTCGATCTGTCTTATACTGGTGCTGATAACAAAAAGCACAGGCCTGTAATGATTCATAGAGCACCCTTTGGTTCATTAGAGCGATTTATTGCTATACTATTGGAGCATACTGCTGGAAAACTTCCATTATGGCTTGCACCAGAGCAAGTAGCTATATTACCTATTTCTGAAAAATTTGCTGCGTATGCAGAAGAAGTAAATCAGAATCTGCGCAATAAAGATATTAGATGCTTTATAGATCATAGAGACGAGAAAATAGGTAAAAAGATAAGAGAAGCCGAACTAAGCAAAATTCCTTATATGTTTATTATAGGTGAAAAAGAACAACTTGAAAGGACAGTTTCTGTAAGAAAACAAGGTGCTGGAGATCAAGGGAGCTTCCCTATCGATAAATTAGTACAAGAAATTGTTGAAGATATTTCATAA
- the rpmI gene encoding 50S ribosomal protein L35, translating to MPKVKTHSGAKKRFALTAKGKIKRKHAFKNHMLDKKQTKQKRRLTHTALVHKSDKSRIEKLLRI from the coding sequence ATGCCAAAAGTAAAAACACATTCAGGAGCTAAAAAGAGATTTGCCTTAACAGCAAAAGGAAAAATCAAACGTAAGCATGCTTTTAAAAATCACATGCTAGATAAAAAGCAAACCAAGCAGAAGAGAAGACTTACTCACACTGCTTTGGTGCATAAGTCAGACAAAAGTAGAATAGAAAAACTACTTCGTATCTAA
- a CDS encoding IS481-like element ISCaa11 family transposase: MGQLLHKCARTTEKTRREIQLSKESIATLARGYGVNRKTVAKWKNRTTCQDAAMGPKVRRSKVLTQQEEGVIIAFRKLTQLPLDDCLYTLQETIPHLSRSTLHRCFQRHGCPKLEKVQTKEKVAKKHFKAYPIGYFHIDIAQVQTAQGKLYLFVAIDRTSKFCYARLYPFASKSAAVGFLQDLIAFVPYNIDKILTDNGVQFTNRKEGELGLEHMFDRICEQEGIVHRRTQLAHPWTNGQVERMNRTIKEATVQSYYYSSHQQLERHLNDFLLAYNFARTLKALKGKTPWQLIEEQWQKNLTFFIKILIPSLRD, encoded by the coding sequence ATGGGACAACTATTGCATAAATGCGCCAGGACAACAGAGAAAACTCGTAGAGAAATACAGCTATCTAAAGAAAGCATAGCCACTTTAGCTAGAGGATATGGAGTTAACCGTAAAACAGTAGCTAAATGGAAAAACAGAACTACATGCCAGGATGCAGCTATGGGGCCTAAAGTCAGGCGTTCTAAGGTATTAACCCAGCAAGAGGAAGGGGTTATTATTGCTTTTAGAAAGCTGACTCAATTGCCCTTAGATGATTGTCTGTATACTTTACAAGAAACCATACCTCACTTATCGCGTTCTACTTTGCATCGTTGTTTTCAGCGCCATGGCTGCCCTAAACTAGAGAAAGTACAGACTAAGGAGAAAGTGGCTAAGAAGCATTTTAAAGCGTATCCTATTGGCTACTTCCATATAGATATAGCACAAGTGCAGACCGCCCAGGGTAAACTCTATTTGTTTGTGGCAATAGATAGAACCAGTAAATTTTGTTATGCTAGACTCTATCCCTTTGCTTCTAAATCAGCAGCCGTAGGCTTTTTACAAGACTTGATAGCTTTTGTTCCTTATAATATAGATAAAATACTTACTGATAATGGTGTACAGTTTACAAACAGGAAAGAAGGAGAATTAGGGCTCGAGCATATGTTTGACCGCATTTGTGAGCAAGAAGGCATCGTTCACAGAAGAACGCAGCTGGCACATCCATGGACCAATGGCCAGGTAGAGCGCATGAACAGAACAATCAAAGAGGCTACTGTGCAAAGCTATTATTATAGTAGCCATCAGCAGTTAGAGCGGCACTTAAATGACTTCTTGTTAGCTTATAATTTTGCTCGTACACTTAAGGCACTCAAGGGCAAAACTCCTTGGCAATTGATAGAGGAACAATGGCAAAAAAACCTCACCTTTTTCATAAAAATATTAATACCTTCACTAAGGGACTAA
- a CDS encoding IS5/IS1182 family transposase, which produces MHLTYTRISKYPYNFRRITGLRLETFEQLVLKVRPLFEELESSKLRQGRMSHLPTMEDKLLCVLMYYRTYISHVFLGYLFNLHNSNICRLLRKMEPLLAKKISIKKDCSLTSDKVLRILADVSEQPTQRPTKKQKKSYSGKKKRHTIKTEIVMGEDGKILSVSKSHKGKEHDFKIRKGEKLLPKESLKLADSGYQGWQKIQSNVMIPYKKSRKRPLTKEQREHNRKLSSIRMKVEHKIREIKVFKIIYRNFENKYNLRFNIIAGMINFKHAF; this is translated from the coding sequence ATGCATTTAACCTACACCAGGATAAGCAAATATCCCTATAACTTTAGAAGAATAACTGGCTTGAGACTAGAAACCTTTGAGCAATTAGTTTTAAAAGTAAGGCCTCTCTTTGAAGAGCTAGAATCGAGCAAGCTGCGCCAAGGTAGGATGAGTCATTTACCTACCATGGAAGATAAATTGCTCTGTGTACTCATGTATTATCGCACTTATATTAGCCATGTGTTTTTAGGCTATTTGTTTAACTTACACAACTCTAACATATGCCGCTTGTTAAGAAAAATGGAGCCATTACTAGCTAAGAAGATTAGCATTAAAAAAGATTGCAGCTTAACCTCAGATAAGGTATTGCGCATATTAGCAGATGTGAGCGAGCAGCCTACGCAAAGGCCTACTAAGAAGCAAAAGAAATCATATTCAGGCAAGAAGAAGAGACATACTATAAAAACAGAGATAGTGATGGGAGAAGATGGAAAGATACTCTCTGTATCCAAATCTCATAAAGGAAAAGAGCATGACTTTAAAATCCGTAAAGGAGAAAAACTCTTACCTAAAGAAAGCTTAAAGCTAGCAGATAGTGGCTATCAAGGCTGGCAAAAGATACAGAGCAATGTCATGATTCCCTATAAAAAGAGCCGTAAGCGGCCATTAACCAAGGAGCAGAGAGAACATAACAGAAAGCTATCCTCCATACGCATGAAGGTAGAGCATAAGATAAGAGAGATCAAGGTGTTTAAGATTATTTACCGTAACTTTGAGAACAAATATAACCTGCGCTTTAATATTATAGCGGGTATGATAAACTTCAAGCATGCTTTTTAA
- the rplT gene encoding 50S ribosomal protein L20: MPRSVNAVASRARRKRVIKLAKGYWGRRKNAWTIAKNAVERALQYAYRDRKAKKREFRRLWIQRINAAAKMNGLSYSQFMGKLAASGIELNRKVLADLAMNNPEAFKEILKKVA; the protein is encoded by the coding sequence ATGCCCAGATCAGTAAACGCAGTTGCTTCTAGAGCACGAAGAAAAAGAGTAATAAAATTAGCAAAAGGCTATTGGGGAAGAAGGAAAAATGCATGGACCATAGCAAAGAATGCAGTAGAAAGAGCGCTACAATATGCTTATAGAGACAGAAAAGCTAAGAAAAGAGAATTTAGAAGGCTCTGGATTCAGCGTATTAATGCTGCAGCAAAAATGAATGGCTTAAGCTATTCTCAATTCATGGGGAAACTAGCAGCAAGTGGCATCGAGCTTAATAGAAAAGTATTGGCTGACTTGGCTATGAATAACCCAGAAGCTTTTAAAGAAATTCTCAAAAAGGTAGCTTAG
- a CDS encoding baseplate J/gp47 family protein: MNIEDKKQSLLFKRGGTCQEERLLQGLLNNDRLIDSKGLDEYIVFTYLYSDLLKFYENQNESVNYNAWRSFIEFDDTTIHSLILHTQLNKLKEPISNYFLALKRIKSIELDNKHLKGLLSTLEEILLLFNYWHENLSEESVVKLEIYNLIRYELNGDITFLYNLLKQESNRGLTNPPIPFFKFIESLWDKHEIWERNLTGLDEGLDAVTMHQQVQNTLNDLFDSIFNGMANLQKLAGENYTSTLISQQHRPQAALIIAFLRLLEYAIVHMNHIPQRHLDYYYREVLKFSEEPVKPDKVYVHFLLKENKKNFLLAKGLQLTAGKDEAGQDIIFETDKSLVVSQAKISRIHTFNLLTQTHDSDESFPKIDLDVATYEPEAIYQQKKYLNLFSNDTSAQITTLGPIGFLIASPILYLKEGKRKITLGFKFEKKTFEALVQSVKEGDTVASNEVYDKLASRFNETITVQATTEEGWTSIPQNSVSTTVKSEKSYLEITLMLMPDILPIVKFSSELHGELDRIEAPSLRILLHPESPLAYIFLFKEVALERLTINVDVTDYRGLVLQNDLGLIDTSQPFQPFGPFPKLHSNFYIGSDEIFYKDLTNFKINITWVGLPTMDNGFKKYYEAYPGKITNQDFQINVSYLKHRQWNPFYPENRQKIALFEVEKKLANTVENLKEKRTIGEIDFDKLGLLRQIYALNPPVWTAKTLTGFLKLELDGPDMAFGHTIYPTVLAQTTILNDKNKHKKQVDVPILNEPYTPVIKSLSVDYSAQDQIYLKKAHEPANQNSLKRYIKLMPFGYKAEFPKATKDFAHTINADTGECFFTLGIQNLNASIMRLHIQVDEGGINPDSEFTKPTWSYLSDNNWVNFKENEIIADETMGLTKSGIIVFIIPTAANDSNTLMSTGLIWIRGNFPPNSSSLPKILGMYTQAVSATRKIDTSKNSEQPTRLPAYTIQGILGSSIAIESVVQPFPSFGGKPAETQTKLYTRISERLRHKDRAISAWDYERIVLERFPEIFRVKCINHSRKNQPFVLQPGRVTLVVIPTIKEAILGKNSLPQASKQLLESIKQELQKSASPFVSIEVINPVYEEVRVNLEVKFKRGYEKGIYSNELQRAIKSFLSPWLFNKSEDIRLGVIIPSSKIMDFISKRYYVEAIGNFSILKYTGSNITKITDYDNQLMSTYSWSVMFSSDNHRITVVDNIDPNSNLRYGGVDDMSVEDDFIIGPWKSNSEQKWIEEVQEEEIQESLEEYYLITKKYIKH, encoded by the coding sequence ATGAATATAGAGGATAAAAAACAGAGTTTACTTTTTAAACGAGGTGGGACTTGCCAAGAGGAAAGATTATTACAAGGTTTACTTAACAATGATAGGTTAATAGACAGCAAAGGTTTAGATGAATATATTGTATTTACTTATCTATATAGCGATCTGCTTAAATTCTATGAGAACCAAAATGAATCTGTCAACTATAATGCATGGAGGAGTTTTATAGAATTTGACGATACAACTATCCATTCGCTTATTCTTCATACGCAGCTCAATAAGCTTAAAGAACCTATTAGCAATTATTTCTTGGCACTAAAACGTATTAAGTCCATAGAATTAGATAACAAACATCTAAAAGGGTTACTGTCTACACTAGAGGAAATTCTATTATTATTTAACTATTGGCATGAAAACCTATCTGAAGAAAGTGTAGTTAAATTGGAGATCTATAACCTAATACGGTATGAACTAAATGGGGATATTACTTTCTTATACAACTTATTAAAACAAGAATCCAATAGGGGCCTAACCAATCCTCCTATACCCTTTTTTAAATTTATAGAAAGCCTATGGGATAAACATGAAATTTGGGAGAGGAACCTAACGGGTTTAGATGAAGGCTTAGATGCTGTGACAATGCATCAACAAGTACAAAATACGCTAAACGATCTGTTTGACAGTATTTTTAATGGTATGGCCAATTTACAAAAATTGGCTGGAGAAAATTATACTTCTACATTAATAAGCCAGCAACATAGACCCCAAGCTGCACTAATTATAGCCTTTTTAAGGCTATTAGAATATGCCATAGTGCATATGAATCATATTCCACAACGCCATTTAGACTATTACTATAGAGAAGTCTTAAAATTTAGTGAAGAGCCGGTAAAGCCTGACAAAGTATATGTACATTTCCTCCTAAAAGAGAATAAAAAGAATTTTCTTCTAGCAAAAGGATTACAGCTGACTGCCGGTAAAGACGAGGCAGGGCAAGATATTATTTTCGAAACAGATAAATCATTAGTTGTCAGCCAAGCTAAAATTAGCCGCATTCATACCTTTAACTTATTAACCCAAACACATGACTCAGATGAAAGCTTTCCTAAAATAGATCTTGATGTAGCTACTTATGAACCAGAAGCTATTTATCAACAGAAAAAATATTTAAATCTTTTCTCAAACGATACATCTGCACAAATAACAACATTAGGGCCCATAGGCTTTTTGATTGCTTCTCCTATTTTATACCTCAAAGAAGGAAAAAGAAAAATAACCCTAGGGTTCAAGTTTGAAAAAAAGACTTTCGAGGCCTTAGTACAATCAGTAAAGGAAGGAGATACTGTTGCTTCTAATGAAGTTTATGATAAACTGGCTAGTAGATTTAATGAAACCATTACTGTACAGGCAACCACTGAAGAAGGATGGACTAGCATACCTCAAAATTCCGTTAGCACTACTGTAAAAAGTGAAAAGAGTTACTTAGAGATTACCCTCATGCTAATGCCAGATATACTTCCTATTGTAAAGTTTAGCAGTGAGTTACATGGAGAATTAGATAGAATTGAGGCTCCTAGCCTTCGTATTTTATTGCATCCAGAATCGCCATTAGCTTATATTTTCTTATTTAAAGAAGTAGCTCTTGAAAGGCTAACTATCAACGTTGATGTAACAGATTACAGGGGTCTTGTCTTACAAAACGATCTAGGATTGATTGATACTAGTCAACCTTTTCAACCTTTTGGACCTTTTCCTAAACTCCACTCTAATTTTTATATAGGAAGCGATGAGATATTCTATAAAGATCTAACAAATTTTAAAATTAATATTACTTGGGTAGGACTACCTACTATGGATAATGGATTTAAAAAGTATTATGAAGCCTACCCAGGAAAAATAACCAACCAAGACTTCCAAATAAATGTCTCTTATCTAAAACATAGGCAATGGAATCCATTCTACCCAGAAAATAGACAAAAAATTGCCTTATTTGAAGTTGAGAAGAAACTTGCTAATACCGTAGAAAACTTAAAAGAGAAACGGACAATTGGCGAAATAGATTTCGATAAGCTTGGCTTACTCAGACAAATATATGCTCTTAATCCTCCCGTATGGACAGCTAAGACACTAACAGGATTTCTTAAGTTAGAACTTGATGGACCTGATATGGCATTTGGGCATACTATCTACCCTACCGTATTAGCCCAGACCACCATACTGAATGATAAAAATAAGCATAAAAAACAAGTCGATGTTCCCATACTTAATGAACCATATACACCAGTTATCAAGTCATTAAGTGTAGACTATAGTGCGCAAGACCAAATTTATCTTAAAAAGGCACATGAACCAGCCAATCAAAACTCCCTTAAGCGATACATAAAATTGATGCCTTTTGGATATAAAGCTGAGTTTCCTAAAGCGACCAAGGATTTTGCACATACCATTAATGCAGATACAGGGGAATGCTTTTTTACGCTAGGTATCCAAAACCTGAATGCTTCTATCATGCGCTTACATATTCAAGTGGACGAGGGTGGCATTAATCCTGATAGTGAATTTACTAAGCCTACTTGGAGCTATTTATCAGACAACAACTGGGTTAATTTTAAGGAAAATGAAATTATTGCAGATGAAACCATGGGGCTTACTAAATCTGGTATTATTGTTTTTATAATACCTACTGCTGCTAACGATAGCAATACATTGATGAGCACAGGGCTTATATGGATTAGAGGTAATTTTCCACCTAACTCATCTTCTCTACCCAAAATATTAGGTATGTATACCCAAGCTGTATCAGCCACTAGAAAGATTGACACTTCTAAAAACAGCGAGCAACCTACTAGATTACCTGCCTACACTATACAAGGCATTCTAGGTAGCTCTATAGCTATAGAGTCTGTGGTGCAACCTTTCCCATCATTTGGTGGAAAACCAGCCGAGACACAAACTAAATTGTATACAAGAATTAGTGAACGTTTAAGGCACAAAGATAGAGCCATTTCCGCTTGGGATTATGAAAGAATTGTATTAGAGAGATTTCCTGAAATATTTCGTGTAAAATGTATCAATCATTCAAGAAAAAACCAACCATTTGTACTTCAGCCAGGCAGAGTAACCTTAGTAGTAATTCCTACTATTAAAGAAGCTATCTTAGGTAAAAACTCTTTACCACAAGCAAGCAAGCAGCTATTAGAATCCATTAAGCAAGAATTGCAAAAATCAGCTTCTCCTTTTGTATCTATTGAAGTCATCAACCCTGTATATGAAGAAGTAAGGGTAAACTTAGAGGTAAAATTTAAAAGAGGGTATGAAAAAGGCATATATTCTAATGAGTTACAAAGAGCTATCAAAAGCTTTCTTTCACCTTGGTTGTTTAACAAATCTGAAGATATCCGCTTGGGAGTGATTATTCCTTCTTCAAAAATTATGGATTTTATTAGTAAGCGATATTATGTGGAAGCTATCGGAAATTTCTCTATATTAAAATATACAGGGTCAAACATTACAAAGATTACAGATTATGACAACCAACTCATGTCTACTTATTCTTGGTCTGTTATGTTTTCTTCTGATAACCATAGAATAACAGTAGTAGATAACATTGACCCTAATTCCAATCTACGTTACGGTGGTGTAGACGATATGAGTGTTGAAGATGATTTTATCATAGGCCCTTGGAAATCCAATTCAGAACAGAAATGGATAGAGGAGGTGCAGGAAGAAGAAATACAAGAAAGTCTAGAAGAATATTATTTAATAACCAAGAAATACATTAAGCATTAA